The following are encoded in a window of Magnolia sinica isolate HGM2019 chromosome 11, MsV1, whole genome shotgun sequence genomic DNA:
- the LOC131219419 gene encoding large ribosomal subunit protein eL27x-like, whose translation MVKFLKPNKVVIVLQGRFAGRKAVIVRSFDDGTRDRPYGHCLVAGIAKYPKKVIRKDSAKKTAKKSRVKAFIKLVNYNHIMPTRYTLDVDLKDVITIDSLQSKDKKVTAAKDTKARFEERFKTGKNRWFFTKLRF comes from the coding sequence ATGGTGAAGTTTCTGAAGCCGAATAAGGTCGTGATCGTCTTGCAGGGCCGATTCGCTGGCCGGAAGGCGGTCATCGTCCGTTCGTTCGACGATGGGACCCGCGACCGCCCGTACGGACACTGCCTCGTGGCTGGGATTGCCAAGTACCCGAAGAAGGTGATCCGAAAAGACTCTGCGAAGAAAACGGCCAAGAAATCGAGGGTGAAGGCCTTCATCAAGCTTGTGAATTACAACCACATCATGCCGACGCGTTACACGCTCGACGTCGATCTCAAGGATGTCATCACCATCGATTCCCTCCAATCCAAGGACAAGAAGGTGACCGCCGCCAAGGACACGAAGGCCCGTTTCGAGGAGCGGTTCAAGACAGGCAAGAACCGTTGGTTCTTCACCAAGCTCAGGTTCTAG